The following coding sequences are from one Nilaparvata lugens isolate BPH chromosome 4, ASM1435652v1, whole genome shotgun sequence window:
- the LOC111044549 gene encoding GATA zinc finger domain-containing protein 14: MHCKIGTMDSHPHRLQVLHSLLQHNNQQQHLRHNNLRHNNLQHNNLRHNNLQHNNLRHNNLQHYNQQHHLHHNNLQHNSLQHNNLQHNNLRHNNLRHNNLQHNNLQHNNLQHNNLQHNNLQHNNQQHHLQHNNQQHHLQHNNLQHNNQQHHLQHNNQQHHLQHNNLQHNNLQHNSLQHNNQQHLLQHSLLLQLLIQLLLQLLLQLLLQLLLQLLLQLLLQLLV; encoded by the coding sequence ATGCACTGCAAAATTGGAACAATGGACAGTCATCCCCACAGACTCCAAGTTCTCCACAGCCTCCTGCAACACAACAACCAGCAGCAGCACCTGCGACACAACAACCTGCGTCACAACAACCTGCAACACAACAACCTGCGTCACAACAACCTGCAACACAACAACCTGCGTCACAACAACCTGCAACACTACAACCAGCAGCACCACCTGCATCACAACAACCTGCAACACAACAGCCTGCAACACAACAACCTGCAACACAACAACCTGCGTCACAACAACCTGCGTCACAACAACCTGCAACACAACAACCTGCAACACAACAACCTGCAACACAACAACCTGCAACACAACAACCTGCAACACAACAACCAGCAGCACCACCTGCAACACAACAACCAGCAGCACCACCTGCAACACAACAACCTGCAACACAACAACCAGCAGCACCACCTGCAACACAACAACCAGCAGCACCACCTGCAACACAACAACCTGCAACACAACAACCTGCAACACAACAGCCTGCAACACAACAACCAGCAGCACCTCCTGCAACACAGCCTCCTGCTACAGCTCCTGATACAGCTCCTGCTACAGCTCCTGCTACAGCTCCTGCTACAGCTCCTGCTACAGCTCCTGCTACAGCTCCTGCTACAGCTCCTGGTATAG